Within Kaistia algarum, the genomic segment ACAAATATATCTTCGTGCGCCATGTCGAGGCGAGCGAGGGCATCACCATCATGGGCCCGAGCGAGCACAATTGATGGCCCTGAACTGATGCCCTATGTCGGCGCAGCCTCCGAGCTTCTTCCCGCCTACGACTTCATTGTCGTCGGCGGCGGCTCGGGCGGCTCGGTCATGGCACGACGCCTTGCCGACGGGAGCGACGCCACCGTCCTGCTGATCGAGGCGGGACCGCTCGATCTCGGCCTCGAGGCTATCGACGATCCGACGAAATGGGTCAGCCTGACGCGCGGACCCTATGATTGGGGCTATGATTATACGCCGACGCCCCATGTAAACGGCCGCACCATCGGCATACCGCGTGGGCGTGTGCTCGGCGGCTCCTCATCGATCAACGCGATGATGTGGTATCGCGGCCACCCGTCCGATTATGACGCCTGGGAAGCAGCGGGCGCGACCGGCTGGAACTTCGCGTCCTGCCTGCCCTATTTCAAGCGCTGCGAGGATTGGGTGGACGGCGAGACCGAATTTCGCGGCGTCGGCGGTCCGCTCAGGATCGAGCGCAGTGCCGATCCGCATCCGCTTGCGATCGCGCTCCGCGACGGTGCGATCGAGCTAGGCATGTCCCCGGTCGACGACCCGAACGGCCCGCTGAACGAGGGCGCGACACTCTCCAATTTCAACATCGCGGCGGGCGAGCGCTGGAGTTCCGCCCGCGGCTATCTGCGCCCCGTCGCGAACCGCGCCAACCTCACCATCCTGACCGGCTCGCTGGCGACGACGCTCGGCTTCGAAGGAACGCGCTGCGTTTCGGTCACCCATATCGTCGAAGGCGTCGCCGTCACGACGCGGGCGAGCCACGAGATCATCCTCGCCCTCGGGGCGATTGACACGCCGCGCCTGCTCTTGAATTCCGGCATCGGCGACCCGGCCGATTTGATGCGGCTCGGCATTTCGGTGCATACCGCGCTTCCCGGCGTGGGCCAGAACCTGCAGGACCATCCTTTGGTCCGCGCCGTGAATTTCCATTCGAAGCGCCCGATGGGGCCGATGCGCGACAATGGCGGCGGCTCGATGCTCAATTGGAAGAGCCGACCGGAACTCGCCAAGCCGGACCTGCACGCTTTCCCGATCCAGGGCCGCAGCGCCGTGCCGGAGATCGCCGGGACGCACGATCTATCGGGCGATGTGTTCGCGGTCGCCGCCGGTCTGATGGGCTCGACGAGCGTCGGCTATCTGAAGCTGCATGAAGCGGGACCTGACGGCCGCATCGAGATCCAGCCGAACTATCTGGCCGAAAAGGACGATCTGGACGCGCTGGTCACCGGCGTCGAATTCGTCCTCGATCTCGCCGGCACGACCGCCTTTGCCGATCTTTTTGCCGGCTACGCCGCGCCCTCCGGCCGACTTTGTCGGGCCAAGACGGTGGAATTCGTGCGCAACGCGTGCTCGACCTTCTTCCACACCTGCGGAACGGCCAAGATGGGCCTGGATGAGGAAGCCGTCGTCGACCCGGCGCTCAAGGTGCACGGCATCGAGGCGCTGCGCATCGCCGACGCCTCGGTGATCCCGCTCATCCCGACCTGCAACACCCATTCGGTGGTAACGATGATCGCCGAGCGCGCGGCGGATCTCGTGTTGGCAGGATCCTAGCATGTCGACGGCAGCCACAAGGAATTGCACATGACCGACACCATCTATGCCGCCGATTTCCTCCTCACCATGGATGCCGACAACCGGACGATTCCGGACGGCGCGATCCTCGTCTCCGGCAATGCCATCATCGCGGTGGGGACAGCCTCGGAGCTGACCAAGGCGCATCCGAAGGCGAAGCTCGTCCGCCTCAAGGACCGCCTCATCATGCCGGGACTGATCAACGCCCACATGCATTCGGGCTTCCTGCGCGGCACGGCCGAGCATCTGCCGGTGTGGGACTGGCTAACGCTGCATATCAACCCGATGCACCGCATGCTGCAGCCGCACGAGGCCGAGGCGGCGTCGTTCCTCTGCTATGCCGAGAGCGTCCTTTCCGGCACGACGACCTTGGTCGACATGTGGCGCTTCATGGATGGCAGCGCCCGGGCCGCAAGCGCGATCGGCAATCGCCTCGTCGCCGTGCCCTATGTCGGCGAGCATCCCGACTATGATTATTTCGACACGCTCGACGACAATGAACGGATGATCCAGGAATGGCGCGGCAAGGCGGATGGCCGCATCGACGTCTGGGTCGGGCTTGAGCATCTCTTCTACGCCGATGAGGCCGGCCAGCGCCGCGCCATCGACATGGCGAAGCAATACGATACTGGCTTCCATACCCATTGCTCGGAATCGAACATTGAGGCGGCCGAGTTCCAGAAGCGCTATGGCAAGAAGGCGATGTTCGTTCTCGACGATCTCGGCTTCTTCGAAACGCCCAAGGCGATGATGGCCCATGCCGTCTGGCTCGAAGAGGACGAGGTCGATCTGATCGCGCGGCGCGGCGTCTCGGTCGCGCATAATCCGGTCTCCAACATGAAGCTTGCCAGCGGCATCGCGCCGATCGATGCGATGCTGGCGGCCGGTGTCGCGGTAGGCGTCGGTACGGATGGCGAGAAGGAGAACAACAATCTCGACGTCTTCGAGGAGATGAAGGTCGCCTCGCTGCTAGGCAAGCTGAAGAGCCTCGACGCCGCGGCTCTCGATAGCTGGCGGGCCTTGGAGATGGGCACGATTCGCGGCGCCCGCGCCATCGGCAAGGCCAACGAAATCGGCTCCCTGGAAGTCGGCAAGAAGGCCGATTTCATCGCGGTCCGCACCGACACGCCGCGCATGACGCCGCTCTTCGGCGAGGGCGAATATTTCAATTTGCAGCACAATCTCGTCCATGCCGTGCGCGGCGGCGATGTCGACATGACGGTGATCGACGGCAAGGTCGTGGTCGAGAACGGTGAGCTCAAGACCGGGGACATGAAGGAGCTGATCGCCCGCATCCACGACGTCGCGCCCGCCCTGTTCGCACGGAGGAAGGCCTGGCTGGCGGAGAACAATCAGGGGACCAAGCAATGGACGAAGGGGTGAGGATGGGCGGATGACCAAGACCACCGATCCCGTCGCGCTCGATGCCTGGTATGCCATCGAAACCTCGACCGACCTGACCGCCGCGCCGATCCGCCAGCGGCTGCTGGGCCAGGACCTGACGCTGCGGCGGCTGGAGGATGGCACGGCCGACGTGCGCGAAATCCGGGAAGGCGGTGCGCTCGGCCCCGCCCTGCCAGTCCAGGAGCGCTATGGCTGCGTCTGGACGACGTTGGGCTATCCCACGCGCGACATCTGCGACATTCCGGAATCGCGCGAGGACGACCGGCGCTTCGTCCCCTGCGGCTGGGTGATGCTCCGTGCCTCGGGCCTGCGCATCGTCGAGAACTTCCTCGACATGGCGCATTTCCCGTTCGTCCACACCGATATCCTCGGCGCCGAACCCTATACCGAGGTGCCGCACTATCATTCCGAGATCCGCCGCGACGTCGACGAGGTCTGGGCGACGAACTGCACCTTCTTCCAGCCCCGCATCGCCGCGACGGAGGACAAGGGCGATTTCGTCCATCTGACCTACCGCGTCCCCTCCCCCTTCATCGTGATGCTGTACCGCATCTGCCCGACCTCGCCGAACCGACTCGATGCCATCGCCCTGTTCATCCAGCCAATCGAGGAGGATCTCTGCCGCTGCCAGCCGATCATGTATCTGGTCGACGACCGCTCGAAGCACATCGACCTCTTGAATTTCGAGCAGGTCATCTTCCTGCAGGACAAGATCATCGTCGAGAACCAGCGCCCGCTGCTGTTGCCGCTGGAGCCCCGCGCCGAAATCCCGACCCGCGCCGACAGTTCCTCCGTCGCCTATCGCCGCTGGCTGAAGGAAAAGGGCATCGTCTACGGCACCACCGGAAAGGCTGCCTGACGGTATGGATACCGCTCCCCTCCGCGTCCTCCGCCCCGCTACGCTGGCCGAAGCCTCGGCGCTGGTGGCCGACGGCGCGGTGCCGGTGGCGGGTGGGACGCTGATCCAGCTCGTCTGGGCGCGCGGCGAGGCGCAGCCAGCGCTGCTCTGCGATCTGTCGCGCCTTCCGATCTCCGGCATCACGGAGACGCAATGCAGGCTGCGCATCGGCGCGCTGACAAGGCTTTCGGCGATTGAAGCCAGCGCTGAGGTCTCGCTGCGCCTGCCGCTGCTGGCCAAGGCCGTGCTCGCCGTCGCCGCACAACCGGTGCGCCGGCTGGCGACTCTCGGCGGCAATCTCGCGGGCAAGATCGGTTGTCTCTATCCGGCGCTTCTCGCCCTCGACGCCACCATCGAGATCTTCGCCGACGGCGCCATCGCCGAGCGTCCGCTGCTCGATGCACTCGCTTTGCCGAACGGCGCCATCCTCACCGCCATCCTTGTCCCGGTCCAAGGCGATGCCGAGCGTTGGTCCCATCGCAAGACCGGGCTGCGCGCCGCCTTCACGCCGAGCGTCATCGGCGCCGCCGGCCGCCTCGTTCTCGATGGCGGGCGGATCGCTGCGGCCCGCCTCGCCGTCGGAGGTGGCATCACGACGCCGCAGCGCCTCGTCGAGGCGGAGGCGCTGCTGGTCGGCTCGCCTGTCGATGCCGTCGACTGGCCGGCCGTTCATGCGACGCTGCTGGCGTCGATCGACACGGCAGGCGACCCATTCCGCAGCGCCGCCTATCGCCGCCGCGTCGCCGCCAATGCTCTCCTCGCCGGTCTGGGTGGAGCCGTACTGCGTCGCTCTGTGCGCAAGCACGCCTCCCCCGCGCCGCATGACCGGCCCGACGATGCCGTCGAGGTCTCGCATGCGGCGCTGGCGAGCCGCTGGGCCGTGCGCCCCGACATCGATGCGAAGGTGCGCGGCGGTCTCGAATATCTCACCGACCATCGCGAACCCGGCATGCTGGTCGGGCGCATTCTCCGGGCCGGCGTGCCGCATGCACGGATCCTGGCGATCGACACATCCGCCGCCGAGGTGCTGCCGGGCGTCGTCGCCGTGGTCACCGCCGCCGATATCCGGGGCGACAACGCCTTCGGCATCATGGAAGCCGACCAGCCGGCACTCTGCTTTGACAAGGTTCGCCATCGCGGCGATCCGGTGGCGGCCGTCGCCGCGATCGATGCCGAGACGGCCGAGAAAGCCCTCGCGCTGGTCCGCGTCGACTATGAACCGCTGCCGACCGTCACCGACATGGAAGCGGCGCTGGAGCCGGACGCGCCGGCGATCCACGACAAAGGCAATCTCCGCGCCGAGTTCCGCCACCATCGCGGCAACATCGCGTCTGCCTTTGCGCGCGCCGCCCATATCGTCGAGGCGACTTATGTGACGCCGCGCCAGATGCACGGCTTCATGGAAACCGAGGGCGGCTATGTCGTGCCCGGCGTAGACGGCTCGCTCCTCGTCTGCGTCGGCGGACAGCACGGCACGCGCGACCGGAATCAGCTTGCGAAGATCCTCGGCTATCCCGAGGAAAAGATTCGCGTCGTGACTTCACCCACCGGTGGAGCGTTCGGCGGCAAGGACGAACTGACGGTACAGCCGGCTCTGGCCCTGCTGGCGTTGAAATCCGGCAAGCCGGTCCGCCTGCACCTCGATCGCTATGAATCGGTACTGGCCGGGATCCGCCGCAATCCGATGCGGATCCGCATGAAGACCGCGTGCGACGCGGATGGCATGCTGCTGGCGCAGGAGGTCGATGTCCTCTCCGAATGCGGCGCCTATGCCTCGCTCAGCCCCGCCGTGCTGGAAACGGCGCTGGAGCATGTCGCCGGCCCCTATGTCATCGCCAATATCGTGAGCCGGGGCCGCCTCGCCTATACGAATAACGGCCTTTGCGGCGCGTTCCGCGGCTTTGGCGCCAACCAGATGGTCTTTGCGATCGAGAGCCAGATGGGGCGCCTCGCTGACCTTTGCGGGCTCGATCCGGCCGAGATGCGGCGGCGGAACCTACGCGAGCCCGGCTCGCCCGGCTTTTTCGGCCATGAGGTGGCGCCGACCGATCGGCTGGACGAGGTGCTGGACGCGGCGAGTACGAACCGTCTCTGGGCGATGTCTCGCGGTCCCCTCCCCGATGGACGCATCGCCGGCGTCGGCATGGCGCTGCATCATCAGGGCACCGGCCTCGGCTCGCTGCCGCATGATCCGGGCGGCGGCAGGCTGACCTTCCGTTCGGACGGCAAAATAGAAGCCGCCTTCGGCCTCGATGAGATGGGCCAGGGCGTGATGACGGCGATCCAGGCCTCGGTCGCGAAGGCTCTCGGCTGCGGTCGGGACGATGTCGTGCCGGTGGTCGGTGATACCGCCCGCACGCCGGAATCGGGCTCGACCACGGCGGCGCGTGCGACCTATGTCGTCTGGCGCGCCTCGGGGGAGAGTTCCGCCATTCTCGGTCCCAAGCTCAAGGCCGAAGCGGCCGAACGGCTCGGCGTTTCGGCGGAGGATCTCGCGATCGTGCCGGGCGGCTTTGCCGATGCGCGCTCCAATAGCGGCGAGGTACTGCTCTCCTTCGCCGATCTGGCAGCCAGACTGGATCCGGAAGCGCTGCCGACCGCGTCGAGCGAGTTTCACTTTCCGGCGGCCGACTACAAACATGGCAATTCGCGCTACGTCTTCTGCTTCGGCGCGGCCGTGGCGCGCGTCGCCGTCGATCCGATCAGCGGCGAAATCCGCGTCCTCGATCTCGACCAGCACATCGCCGCGGGGCCGATCGTCGATCCGGCCGCCTATCTCGGCCAGATCGAGGGCGGCGGCGGCCAGGGCCTCGGCTTCACGCTGACCGAGGATGCGGTGATGCAGGACGCCGCCTATGTCACGCGAAACTTCGATAGCTACATGATGCCCTCCATCCGCGACGCGCCGCTCACGAGCCGCACCACGGCGCTTGAATCCCTCGACGAAGGCGATCCGCACGGGCCTCGCGGCGTCGGGGAGATCGGCATCGGCGCGGTGACGCCGGCCATCGCGGCGGCGATCGCCGATGCGATCGGCTTCTGGCCGGAGGTGACGCCGATTGCGCCCGAGGCGATCCTCGATGCTCTGCAACGGGTGAACCGATGAGCGAGACCATCGCCTTCCGTTTGAACGGCACGGAGGTCGCCTTCACGGCGGCGCCGGATACTCGCCTGATCGACCTGATCCGCGAGGAGGCCGGCGCGACCGCGACCAAGGCCGCCTGCCGGATCGGCCGGTGCGGCTCCTGCTTGGTGCTGAAGGATGGCGAGGCGGTGAATTCCTGCCTCGTAATGGCGTATCAGTTGGAAGGCACGACAATCGTCTCGGCCGAGGGCCTCGCCGCCGTGCCCGCGGCGGAAATCGTGCGCGCAGCGTTGATCGCCGACGTCTCGTTCCAGTGCGGCTATTGCGCCCCCGGCTTCACCATCGCGCTCACCGCGCTCCTCTCCCAGAACCCGGCGCCCGACGACGAGGCGATCCACACAGCGCTCGAAGGCAATATCTGCCGCTGCACCGGCTATCTCTCGATCCTGCGTGGTGCGAAGGCGGCGGTCGCAGCGCTGGCGGGCAGAAGCGCATCCGAACAGGACAATCCCTCATGACCCTCCACATCGCTCCCGTCGCGCCGAAGACCGAAAGCGCCCGCGCCTTCCTCGCCACAGGACCGAAGCGCCTACTCATCGACGGCGAATGGATCCTCCCCGCCTCCGGCCGCCACTTTGCCAGCATCGACCCGGCCACGGGCGCGACGCTCGCGATGATCGGCGAGGGCGACGCCGCCGATGTCGATGCGGCGGTGGCGAGCGCGCGGCGCGCCTTCACGAGCGACGCATGGCGCGGCATGACGCCGACCAACCGGGGCCGGCTGCTCGGCAAGATCGCCGACCTGATCGAGGCGCATGCGGACGAACTCTCCGAGATCGAGACGCTCGATCAGGGCAAGTCGCTGAAAACGGCACGCTTCGGCGAGATTCCCGGCGCGATCGCCCAATTCCGCTATTATGCCGGCTTCGCCAACAAAATCCTCGGCGAGACGATCCCGACCTCGATCGGCTACCAGCCTCCCGGCAAGAAGATCTTCGCCTATACGACCCGCGAGCCAGTTGGCGTCGTCGCCGCGATCACGCCGTGGAACTCGCCGCTGCTGATGGCGTCGATGAAGCTTGCCCCGGCGCTGGCTGCCGGCTGCACCGTGATCCTCAAGCCGGCAGAAGACACCTCGCTCACCGCGCTGCGGCTCGGCGAACTGATGATCGAGGCCGGATTGCCGAAGGGTGTCGTCAACATCGTCACCGGCTATGGACGGACGGTCGGCGCGGCGCTCGCGGCCCATGACGGCGTCGACAAGATCGGCTTCACCGGCTCGACGGCCACCGGCAAGGCGCTGCTCGGTGCGGCGCAGGGCAATCTGAAGCGGCTGACGCTGGAACTTGGCGGCAAGTCGCCTGCGATCGTGCTCGCCGATGCGGACCTGAAGCTCGCCGTTCCCGGCGTTGCACGCGGCATCTTCGCTAATGGCGGCCAGGTCTGCGTCGCCGGATCGCGCGTCTATGCACATCGGTCCATCTATGACGCGCTGGTCGAGGGGCTGGCCTCGGAAGCCACGAAACTGAAGCTCGGCCACGGCCTCGCACCGGATACCGACCTCGGCCCGCTGG encodes:
- a CDS encoding (2Fe-2S)-binding protein, whose translation is MSETIAFRLNGTEVAFTAAPDTRLIDLIREEAGATATKAACRIGRCGSCLVLKDGEAVNSCLVMAYQLEGTTIVSAEGLAAVPAAEIVRAALIADVSFQCGYCAPGFTIALTALLSQNPAPDDEAIHTALEGNICRCTGYLSILRGAKAAVAALAGRSASEQDNPS
- a CDS encoding (2Fe-2S)-binding protein, with the protein product MTKTTDPVALDAWYAIETSTDLTAAPIRQRLLGQDLTLRRLEDGTADVREIREGGALGPALPVQERYGCVWTTLGYPTRDICDIPESREDDRRFVPCGWVMLRASGLRIVENFLDMAHFPFVHTDILGAEPYTEVPHYHSEIRRDVDEVWATNCTFFQPRIAATEDKGDFVHLTYRVPSPFIVMLYRICPTSPNRLDAIALFIQPIEEDLCRCQPIMYLVDDRSKHIDLLNFEQVIFLQDKIIVENQRPLLLPLEPRAEIPTRADSSSVAYRRWLKEKGIVYGTTGKAA
- a CDS encoding GMC family oxidoreductase, coding for MPYVGAASELLPAYDFIVVGGGSGGSVMARRLADGSDATVLLIEAGPLDLGLEAIDDPTKWVSLTRGPYDWGYDYTPTPHVNGRTIGIPRGRVLGGSSSINAMMWYRGHPSDYDAWEAAGATGWNFASCLPYFKRCEDWVDGETEFRGVGGPLRIERSADPHPLAIALRDGAIELGMSPVDDPNGPLNEGATLSNFNIAAGERWSSARGYLRPVANRANLTILTGSLATTLGFEGTRCVSVTHIVEGVAVTTRASHEIILALGAIDTPRLLLNSGIGDPADLMRLGISVHTALPGVGQNLQDHPLVRAVNFHSKRPMGPMRDNGGGSMLNWKSRPELAKPDLHAFPIQGRSAVPEIAGTHDLSGDVFAVAAGLMGSTSVGYLKLHEAGPDGRIEIQPNYLAEKDDLDALVTGVEFVLDLAGTTAFADLFAGYAAPSGRLCRAKTVEFVRNACSTFFHTCGTAKMGLDEEAVVDPALKVHGIEALRIADASVIPLIPTCNTHSVVTMIAERAADLVLAGS
- a CDS encoding molybdopterin cofactor-binding domain-containing protein produces the protein MDTAPLRVLRPATLAEASALVADGAVPVAGGTLIQLVWARGEAQPALLCDLSRLPISGITETQCRLRIGALTRLSAIEASAEVSLRLPLLAKAVLAVAAQPVRRLATLGGNLAGKIGCLYPALLALDATIEIFADGAIAERPLLDALALPNGAILTAILVPVQGDAERWSHRKTGLRAAFTPSVIGAAGRLVLDGGRIAAARLAVGGGITTPQRLVEAEALLVGSPVDAVDWPAVHATLLASIDTAGDPFRSAAYRRRVAANALLAGLGGAVLRRSVRKHASPAPHDRPDDAVEVSHAALASRWAVRPDIDAKVRGGLEYLTDHREPGMLVGRILRAGVPHARILAIDTSAAEVLPGVVAVVTAADIRGDNAFGIMEADQPALCFDKVRHRGDPVAAVAAIDAETAEKALALVRVDYEPLPTVTDMEAALEPDAPAIHDKGNLRAEFRHHRGNIASAFARAAHIVEATYVTPRQMHGFMETEGGYVVPGVDGSLLVCVGGQHGTRDRNQLAKILGYPEEKIRVVTSPTGGAFGGKDELTVQPALALLALKSGKPVRLHLDRYESVLAGIRRNPMRIRMKTACDADGMLLAQEVDVLSECGAYASLSPAVLETALEHVAGPYVIANIVSRGRLAYTNNGLCGAFRGFGANQMVFAIESQMGRLADLCGLDPAEMRRRNLREPGSPGFFGHEVAPTDRLDEVLDAASTNRLWAMSRGPLPDGRIAGVGMALHHQGTGLGSLPHDPGGGRLTFRSDGKIEAAFGLDEMGQGVMTAIQASVAKALGCGRDDVVPVVGDTARTPESGSTTAARATYVVWRASGESSAILGPKLKAEAAERLGVSAEDLAIVPGGFADARSNSGEVLLSFADLAARLDPEALPTASSEFHFPAADYKHGNSRYVFCFGAAVARVAVDPISGEIRVLDLDQHIAAGPIVDPAAYLGQIEGGGGQGLGFTLTEDAVMQDAAYVTRNFDSYMMPSIRDAPLTSRTTALESLDEGDPHGPRGVGEIGIGAVTPAIAAAIADAIGFWPEVTPIAPEAILDALQRVNR
- a CDS encoding aldehyde dehydrogenase family protein; its protein translation is MTLHIAPVAPKTESARAFLATGPKRLLIDGEWILPASGRHFASIDPATGATLAMIGEGDAADVDAAVASARRAFTSDAWRGMTPTNRGRLLGKIADLIEAHADELSEIETLDQGKSLKTARFGEIPGAIAQFRYYAGFANKILGETIPTSIGYQPPGKKIFAYTTREPVGVVAAITPWNSPLLMASMKLAPALAAGCTVILKPAEDTSLTALRLGELMIEAGLPKGVVNIVTGYGRTVGAALAAHDGVDKIGFTGSTATGKALLGAAQGNLKRLTLELGGKSPAIVLADADLKLAVPGVARGIFANGGQVCVAGSRVYAHRSIYDALVEGLASEATKLKLGHGLAPDTDLGPLVSRRQADRVASYVEGGRADGAEIVAGGRQDGEFGTFFEPTIVTNTRPDMALMREEIFGPVVAVTPFDETDEVLALANDSRYGLAASLWTESLSSAHRMAAEIRAGTVWINCHSYFSPELPKGGHKESGWGYENGAQGLENYLETKTVCAVI
- a CDS encoding amidohydrolase family protein, producing the protein MTDTIYAADFLLTMDADNRTIPDGAILVSGNAIIAVGTASELTKAHPKAKLVRLKDRLIMPGLINAHMHSGFLRGTAEHLPVWDWLTLHINPMHRMLQPHEAEAASFLCYAESVLSGTTTLVDMWRFMDGSARAASAIGNRLVAVPYVGEHPDYDYFDTLDDNERMIQEWRGKADGRIDVWVGLEHLFYADEAGQRRAIDMAKQYDTGFHTHCSESNIEAAEFQKRYGKKAMFVLDDLGFFETPKAMMAHAVWLEEDEVDLIARRGVSVAHNPVSNMKLASGIAPIDAMLAAGVAVGVGTDGEKENNNLDVFEEMKVASLLGKLKSLDAAALDSWRALEMGTIRGARAIGKANEIGSLEVGKKADFIAVRTDTPRMTPLFGEGEYFNLQHNLVHAVRGGDVDMTVIDGKVVVENGELKTGDMKELIARIHDVAPALFARRKAWLAENNQGTKQWTKG